From the genome of Methanothrix soehngenii GP6:
ATCGATAAAATCTCTATTCGGGCCTTTGTGGCAGTGACGGAGGACGAGGGGCGTGTGCGCGAAGCTCTGAGCATCTTCGTCCCTCTGGACCATATATCCTCCCAGACTGCTTTAGGCCATTTCGGAAATGAGATCAAAATCCTCGAGGCTTCTCTGAGAAGAAAGGAGGCTCAGGCTTTCTTTCAAATTTTGCATGAGCAGCTGCCCTCAGAGGACAGCTTTCGCCTTCACCATGAGATACCAGAGCGGCTGGAGGGAGCGAGCCACTTCCATCTTCGCTTGGACAAGCAGGCCGCCTACAAAGGCCTCTTCCGCCTGACGGAATCCAAGGACGCTCTGGACATCTGCGCTCTGGTCAAGACCTATCCCTCCAATCGCCAGCAGGCCATCAAGATCCTAAGTGAGCTCATATGAGCTACTTTGAGTGCCTGAGAGCCTATCCTGAAGGATCGTCCTCCGCCAGCCGCATGGCATTGAAGGCAAAAAGCCTGGGCTACGGGGGAATCATAATATGCAACACAGCCCCCGGCAATCTCTTCCGGCCAGAAGCAGCAGAGAGGATAAGAGGGATTGAGGTTGCCATCGGGGCGGAGGTGATGGCAAAGGATGTCAAATCCCTTCGCAGCAGGATTACATCTCTTCGGCCGAGATACCATCTCCTCCTGATTCGGGCTGCAACGGAGGAGCTGGTGCGCACAGCCAGCGAGGACCCCAACGTCGACGTATTAATCCCCTCATATAGCAGCCGCCGGCCGCTGGGCATAGCTGCCGCCCGCGCCGCCAAGCTAAACCAGGTGGCAATAGGATTTGACCTCGGTCCTTTCTTTCGTCTATCGGGTCGGCATCGCTCCAGATGGCTTGAGTCACTGGGACGGAACCTGCAGCTAGCACGCAAGTTCGATCTGCGCCTTCTGCTCACAGTCGGGGCCAGGTCCCACCTGGACCTTCGTTCTCCCCGTGACATCATCGCCCTGGCGGAGGTGATGGGCTTCGAGCACCAGGAGGCCTGCCGGGCCCTGTCCCTGGCCGGTGATATCATGGCTCTGAATCGCAGATGCTGGCCTTCCCCGGGGGTAGAGCTACTTTGAGAAGCAGACTGCCCGTCCTCCGGATGAGGAGGAGATATATGATATTCCAGCTGGAGGCAGAAGGAGAGATAGAGGGCAAGGATTTGATCAAAGAGATCATAGCCAGCCAGCATACCCTCTTCGGCGATATCGGCAGCGCAAAAAACAGGCTCCATCTGATCTCCTTCGATGGCCGCCAGGGCATATTGCGCTTTCATCATAAGCACATGGACCAGGCCAGGGCCACTTTAGCCTCAATTCATTCCATCCAGGGAACTAGAGCGGCTCTGCAGGCAAAAGGGGTCTCGGGGACGATTAAATCGGCCACAGAAAAGTATTTACCACGTCTATGTAAAATAAACGGTGATTGCGACAGAAGAAGAATCGAGCTGAAAGAAGTTTCCGGGTGCATTATTCGCACCCAAGGCCTAGAGGTCGATCTCTGTCCAGATGACAGCGAATGGACCCGAGGTTCAGATACCAGATATCTGGGACTGACCTCTTTCGATTTATGTGGAGGACACGAGGATGCAGATGGCACCGCAGATGGGTTATGATAGGGCTATTACTGTATTCAGCCCTGATGGCAGACTATTTCAAGTTGAATATGCCCGCGAGGCAGTCCGTAGAGGAACTACGGCAGTAGGCATTAAGGTAAAGGACGGCGTAGCTGTGCTGGTGGATAAAAGAATCACTAGCAGGCTAATGGAACCCAAATCGATTGAGAAGATATTCCAAATTGACAGCCACATCGGCGCAGCCACATCTGGCCTGGTAGCCGATGCCAGGGTGCTGATTGACCGGGCCAGGGTTGAAAGCCAGATCAACCGCCTGGTTTATGACGAGCCGATAGGGGTTGAGGCCCTGGCCAAGAAGATCTGCGACTTCAAGCAGCAGTACACCCAGTACGGCGGTGTGCGTCCCTTCGGAACCGCCCTTCTCATCATCGGCGCAGAAGAGGACAGGGCCCGGCTCTTTGAGACCGACCCCTCTGGAGCTCTGCTGGAGTACAAAGCCACAGGCATCGGAGCAGGCAGATCCTCAGTGATGGAGGTCTTCGAGGAGAAGTACAGAGAAGACCTGACCATGGACGAGGCGGTCCTCCTGGGCTTGGAGGCTCTTCACAGAGCAGCTGAAGGCAAGGTGGAGGCATCAACCACTGAGATCGGCATCATCAAGCTCTCTGATAAGCTATTTTATAAGTTGACAGAGAAAGAGGTCAGCGACTACGTAGAACGCATGAAGGCAATAGTCGCCTCCAATAAGGTCGAACCAGGCAAGGGAGAGGAAGGAGAGGCATAAGGATGGTCAGACTGGATGACGCAGTACCTGCCAGGCTGAAGACCCACGGAACCACCTTTGAGGTTTTGGTAGACCCGGACGGAGCGCTTGCCCTGAAGAGAGGCGATAGCGTCAACCTGGAAGACATCCTGGCGGTGGAGGATGTCTTCGAGAATGCCTCTCGGGGAGACAGAAGCCCGGAAGAAGATCTGCAAAAGGCCTTCGGAACCACTGATCCCCTCTCCATCGCTCCCGTCATCATCAAGAAAGGAGAGATAAGCCTTACCGCTGATCAGAGGAAGAGGTTCTTGGAGAACAAAAGGCGGCAGGTCATTGAGGTCATTGCCAGAAATGCCATCAATCCCCAGACAAAAACCCCTCATCCACCAGGCCGGATCGATCAGGCCATGACCGAGGCCCGCGTCAACATCGATCCCACCAAATCCACCGACGAGCTGGTCAAGATAGTGATGAAGGCCATTCGTCCTCTCATTCCCATAAGATTCGAGGAGGTGGAGGTGGCGGTCAAGGTTCCGCCTGAATTTGCTCCCAAGGCCTACGGAGAGATCTCCGCCTTTGGCAGACTAACTCGGGAAGCCTGGCAGAACAACGGCGCCTGGATCGGCGTGGTTCAGATA
Proteins encoded in this window:
- a CDS encoding RNase P subunit p30 family protein, producing MSYFECLRAYPEGSSSASRMALKAKSLGYGGIIICNTAPGNLFRPEAAERIRGIEVAIGAEVMAKDVKSLRSRITSLRPRYHLLLIRAATEELVRTASEDPNVDVLIPSYSSRRPLGIAAARAAKLNQVAIGFDLGPFFRLSGRHRSRWLESLGRNLQLARKFDLRLLLTVGARSHLDLRSPRDIIALAEVMGFEHQEACRALSLAGDIMALNRRCWPSPGVELL
- a CDS encoding Rpp14/Pop5 family protein, which produces MRSRLPVLRMRRRYMIFQLEAEGEIEGKDLIKEIIASQHTLFGDIGSAKNRLHLISFDGRQGILRFHHKHMDQARATLASIHSIQGTRAALQAKGVSGTIKSATEKYLPRLCKINGDCDRRRIELKEVSGCIIRTQGLEVDLCPDDSEWTRGSDTRYLGLTSFDLCGGHEDADGTADGL
- a CDS encoding RNA-binding domain-containing protein; translation: MIDKISIRAFVAVTEDEGRVREALSIFVPLDHISSQTALGHFGNEIKILEASLRRKEAQAFFQILHEQLPSEDSFRLHHEIPERLEGASHFHLRLDKQAAYKGLFRLTESKDALDICALVKTYPSNRQQAIKILSELI
- the psmA gene encoding archaeal proteasome endopeptidase complex subunit alpha, with translation MQMAPQMGYDRAITVFSPDGRLFQVEYAREAVRRGTTAVGIKVKDGVAVLVDKRITSRLMEPKSIEKIFQIDSHIGAATSGLVADARVLIDRARVESQINRLVYDEPIGVEALAKKICDFKQQYTQYGGVRPFGTALLIIGAEEDRARLFETDPSGALLEYKATGIGAGRSSVMEVFEEKYREDLTMDEAVLLGLEALHRAAEGKVEASTTEIGIIKLSDKLFYKLTEKEVSDYVERMKAIVASNKVEPGKGEEGEA
- a CDS encoding ribosome assembly factor SBDS, which produces MVRLDDAVPARLKTHGTTFEVLVDPDGALALKRGDSVNLEDILAVEDVFENASRGDRSPEEDLQKAFGTTDPLSIAPVIIKKGEISLTADQRKRFLENKRRQVIEVIARNAINPQTKTPHPPGRIDQAMTEARVNIDPTKSTDELVKIVMKAIRPLIPIRFEEVEVAVKVPPEFAPKAYGEISAFGRLTREAWQNNGAWIGVVQIPAGMQTEFYDLVNRLTKGEAETKLLKH